CAGTATTTTGCCGGCCCTGACAATATGTCAAAGTGAAAGCTTGGGATGACTTTTTGGAAACCATAGTGatataatcttaaattttatatcaTGTACCATTATTAATGGTTATAATTACAAAAAGCTACTAGTCCTTTCGTTTACAAAAACAGGGGACCTATTAGAAGCCTTTCACTcttgtattttgtttctttttcagtAGCAAAAGAAACAACAGGCAACAGCTTGTTtttcaattttggttttttttttcattcaatgaAAATCTGAAAAGAAAATATTTCCTTTGATCCAAAACATATTCTATCTGtacttttattataaaaaaactattaGAAACCAAAATCGaatattgaaaagaaaagagcTTTTCCTGGCATACTAAAACACCTACAATGTGTAAAAAGATTCAGTGTTTTCACCAAAATATAAAGGGCATTAGAAACTGATCACAAAAGAAACTAACGAAGCAAAACTTGTCTCATGTTTCAACTCTGATATTCTCCTTCCACAGCCTCTCTTTCCTCAGCTGCAGCCGCCATTAATTCATCGAAATTTTCTGTCTTCCCCAATAATATCTCGATCTGAGAATCAACATACAAGCACACCTATCAATCTTAAAGCTTAGAGGATCAAGGAAAGTCGGCATTGTCAAAGACTATAATAAGGGCATCAGCAGGCCATGTCGAATATACAAACAATTGACTGCATTTCAGAttgaatctttttatttttggcaTAAACGTGGTTTATCTAAATGGAAGCATGAAGAAACTATTAAGTTTATTTACCTTGGCTTTTTGCACAGGCCGCCCTCGAGACTCCTCCTTCATGTCAACTGTTGCGGTAGTGATCTCTGAAGAAATGAAGGTTGATTCCCATTATTATCAGAACTCAATATTAACATTaacacatcatatatatatatatgagagaaATGGAAGACATCTTACTCTTCTCAACAGCCAAACCATTGTTTTTCAGAATTTCCGCAATTGTGACCACCGTCGCAATAGCTGCATGTATGACATGACCCAGAGAAAATATTTACTGCAATTCTCAAAAAAAAGAAAGTAGCATACATATTTGATTATGCTAGGAAAAGCTGTTTTCATCGATGAACAAAAGCTGTATAGTATCTTCACAGCATAATTACCCCGCAGAAACGATACATTAAAAAGTCCATTGCCTTTTGGATAAgcataatttgaataaaaaatgcaGACCCATAGAGTTCTACCGTGTATATtgcaataatataaaaatagaacaGCTAATGCAAGTAACTATGAATTCCCAGCTATTTCTCTAGAGCATAATCAATTGAAGCATAAGGTATAATGATAAGACGATAACTGAGAACAATTCATAATTAATATTCAGatccaaagaaagaaaaaggttaatatgaaattaaattatcaaaGATAGAGAGCTTAAAAAGTAAACATTACCCATTCCAAGTGCAGACAGCTCCACCTCATTGTGCTGCTGCATATACCtctgcaaataaaaaaaaaacgtaATGTATTAACAAAGAATTTAATCGTCTCAAAGGAGGAAAAACAACTAGAACCCATCAAAATTCTTAACAATGTTAATCAAATTCAGCACTTTATTTTGTATAGCACATGAtgcaaaattcaaaaaagaaaaaaaaaagtgaaagattTGGAGAAGAAAAGAGGGGGGAAGGAGAAACCTTAGCGAGATTAACGTAGAAAAACAAGGGCTTTTTGCTATTGGAAACTTGAATCCTGTTCTTCTTGTGGGAATCAGTTGCCATGTTGATATTGTTGATTCCTTGAGTGATTGCTTCCATTATGAGACACTTCTGCTTCTCGAACCCTAATACCAAGTGCCGAATCTTGTACTTCTGACCCTACGAAGTGTATAAATGGGAGGAGAAGTGAAACAAATTAATGGCAGGTTTTCTTCAGAGCTCAGTGGTGGCTACGCTAGGGTTTTGAATAAAAAGTACTTTTAGAATTCTATTTATTAATTAATGATAAAAACCATGTGGTAGTGTATAATTGGAGTTTTTTTGTTAATAcgggtttaaaaattttattatataccaGAATAGGTTGTCAGAtagattatttacgaaaataggtTGTTGTTTTTAGTCGCGCCTATCAGAGAGGCGcgacataatattttaataataatttttttaatattaatattaatattattatattttaaaaaaatcgagTAAAAACCAGGTTGCGCCTGACCCGTAGGCGCCACATGTGGCGCATGTTGCAGGGGCGCCACACCCTACAGCCTTACCATGCACTGTCATTAGCCCTTAACCCTCCCCAGTGTATTATCATGTCAATATGGGAAGGGATGAAAGTAATTTGTATAGGACAAAaattgaggaagaagaagaaaaaaaggttagtaattttttataattattttaaaattaaattggtagtaatttagaattatttgataaatttttgtgtttgtaattattttaaaattaatttattagtaatttaagattatatattctaaattattttgtttagtttaataatgttaaatttattttgttaaatattttgttataaataatctattttcgtaaataatgTATCTGGCAatctattttcgtaaataatgTATCTgataatctattttcatatataataattttttaaacccATATTAGTAAAAAAAACCTGAATTTagcaaagaaaaagaatttttttaaaaaaaattctaatgagATGATTATTGACTAACAGTAGAGATTGATTTTGAAGGAAAAAAACACGGGTTTTTTACCTATTTGGTATAAAAGAATTTATTATATACAGATAcattatttacgaaaatagttgtgcaataaaattattttttagtagtGTATTaatgtattgtgattttttttataatgtattttaaaaaaatgattaggttatataaattgttagtgtttagtgaTTTTACTGTATTATGATTTTTtagaaatgtattttttttaagaaaataattttatagttattttgtgtTAGTAATTAATGATTATAAGTTGTTAGTGTTTATAGTTTAgtgttttatgaatttttaatgtaatttttatataatgtaaatttatattattatttatttatttgataatttttattgattgattaaaattttgattaaatttgttgttatataattttataggttgtGTGAAAGAAACTACTTCGGTATgtttcaatttcaattatttttaattcatatgttttttaatctttagataatttatatttattttttattgtatgta
The sequence above is drawn from the Gossypium hirsutum isolate 1008001.06 chromosome A05, Gossypium_hirsutum_v2.1, whole genome shotgun sequence genome and encodes:
- the LOC107907272 gene encoding uncharacterized protein At2g34160; protein product: MEAITQGINNINMATDSHKKNRIQVSNSKKPLFFYVNLAKRYMQQHNEVELSALGMAIATVVTIAEILKNNGLAVEKKITTATVDMKEESRGRPVQKAKIEILLGKTENFDELMAAAAEEREAVEGEYQS